A window from Culex pipiens pallens isolate TS chromosome 3, TS_CPP_V2, whole genome shotgun sequence encodes these proteins:
- the LOC120420059 gene encoding uncharacterized protein LOC120420059 isoform X3, protein MRKKSPASVQKWVDSIQIPPAGAAGGPTVVIDPDEPGPSGEQLAHPDQLTASAPDCVMEPAAIEDHDQVLTMAATPQTPAPMVSSSDEEFIPSEEPAAVDHKPEGGDRGSSSISIKNLLSKKTLLEKFSRSSTNLEQEPNHPEADHEEASEARKSTSLASIGKIKINEFYDKLSMNKAKYNLIKAKKLDLRNMLSGGSQRQTPVEEALPEMVVAVPEAEVQAAVSCADVTLAESDVESKMMQSEASGKLSTGDIYEFSFDESFPKDEDIIPDVSEDEEKENLDIPMQPPQQHHHQAYDHYLNPPKATPYSTPRMGIGKIGRSSSENPRANKRFNLMEIGRSFSEMNDDDNFVISECNNSCPNPSSLNTSSSINNSSSNILARSVPVSPIPRTSSKLSIQQENNSMSETPRRRSAMLMKDSSLQSDSSRCSSVESLLNARKPDPERILLNLGFGPAPHSTDVLSKIPKRFLKPSQVRGVDTEAFLRQQQLSMHIHENSVLGYRGLVGNPHIPPSMIVAKIMERFQENERGRLVRGSVPGPIDLQQSAAMSGLHHPSSRESSGPPSPIPIPRHSSLASEGRIKF, encoded by the exons TGACGGCTTCTGCGCCGGATTGTGTGATGGAACCAGCGGCGATCGAGGATCACGATCAGGTACTTACTATGGCAGCTACGCCCCAAACGCCGGCCCCGATGGTTTCGAGCTCCGATGAGGAATTTATCCCCTCGGAGGAACCCGCAGCGGTTGATCACAAACCGGAGGGCGGCGATCGAGGATCGTCCTCGATCAGCATAAAAAATCTTCTGTCGAAAAAGACGCTGCTGGAGAAGTTTAGCCGCAGCAGCACCAACCTCGAGCAGGAGCCCAACCACCCGGAAGCCGACCACGAGGAAGCGTCGGAAGCTCGTAAAAGTACCTCGCTGGCATCGATCGGCAAAATCAagatcaacgaattttacgACAAGCTCAGCATGAACAAGGCCAAGTACAATCTGATCAAGGCGAAGAAGCTCGATCTACGCAACATGCTCAGCGGTGGAAGCCAGCGGCAAACGCCGGTCGAGGAAGCGCTGCCGGAGATGGTGGTTGCCGTGCCGGAAGCGGAGGTGCAGGCGGCGGTGTCGTGCGCAGATGTGACGCTGGCGGAGAGTGACGTAGAGTCCAAGATGATGCAGTCTGAGGCCAGCGGCAAGCTCAGCACCGGCGACATCTACGAGTTCTCGTTCGATGAGTCCTTCCCGAAGGACGAGGACATCATTCCCGACGTCAGCGAGGACGAGGAAAAGGAAAACCTGGACATTCCGATGCAACCACCTCAGCAGCATCACCATCAGGCTTACGATCACTACCTGAACCCGCCGAAAGCAACGCCGTACAGCACCCCCCGGATGGGCATCGGCAAGATTGGCCGGAGTTCGAGTGAAAATCCACGCGCCAACAAGCGGTTCAACCTGATGGAAATTGGGCGCAGCTTCAGCGAGATGAACGACGACGACAACTTTGTGATCAGCGAGTGCAACAACAGCTGTCCCAATCCGTCCTCGCTGAACACCAGCTCCAGcatcaacaacagcagcagcaacatccTGGCCCGGTCCGTGCCGGTCAGTCCGATTCCGCGCACGTCCAGCAAGCTCAGTATTCAGCAGGAGAACAACTCGATGTCGGAAACGCCGCGACGTCGCAGCGCCATGCTCATGAAGGACAGCTCGCTGCAGTCCGACTCGAGCCGGTGCTCAAGCGTGGAGAGTTTACTCAACGCCCGCAAACCGGACCCGGAACGGATCCTTCTGAACTTGGGCTTCGGCCCGGCGCCGCACAGCACGGACGTTCTGTCGAAGATTCCCAAAAG ATTCCTCAAACCGTCCCAGGTGCGGGGCGTCGACACGGAAGCATTCCTGCGCCAGCAGCAGCTGTCCATGCACATCCACGAGAATAGCGTCCTCGGCTATCGCGGACTTGTCG GAAATCCTCACATCCCTCCCTCGATGATCGTGGCCAAAATCATGGAACGTTTCCAGGAAAACGAACGGGGTCGGCTGGTGCGGGGAAGCGTCCCCGGGCCCATCGATCTGCAGCAATCCGCGGCAATGTCCGGCCTCCACCATCCTAGCAGCCGCGAATCCTCCGGGCCTCCGTCGCCCATCCCGATCCCACGCCACTCGTCGCTTGCCTCCGAGGGACGGATCAAGTTCTAG
- the LOC120420066 gene encoding probable serine/threonine-protein kinase DDB_G0272282 encodes MSTETEDANFDETLKNLELLSATVVAAASRSDHPSGVTTVPNPFQVPDLSAEHLLQRNETIVKQIFGARCECGAERGGAATCHKGSTSVHKQQGSLEHGIINPTPFKHKVKGEKKVIVREAILKNIGKCVHQNLVKQNTLSKELTKQQQRLSNTFLPAPSPLKPSRSENNLSKGFNQDAGDDILDFRLLVAQCSELTLSNGSKPADGPNFSRNSFKTLRQPDIFASSSHSPMTFIGPARRNRRARQLKRYNSTSSLESDSSSSGNGNSSTVPAIGGGSSNNNTSRTPPHHSSHPQHQQQGLQQSPNSSSSSPTASSSASCSTQARLNGSSMPCDITIDEMASYFETLVHIPKKMSSMAEMMYI; translated from the coding sequence ATGTCCACTGAAACAGAGGACGCCAATTTTGATGAAACGCTCAAGAACCTGGAGCTGCTGAGTGCCACCGTCGTCGCCGCCGCCTCCAGGTCGGACCACCCATCCGGGGTCACCACCGTCCCCAACCCGTTCCAGGTGCCGGACCTTTCCGCCGAGCATCTCCTCCAGAGGAACGAAACCATCGTCAAGCAGATATTCGGAGCTCGCTGCGAGTGTGGTGCCGAACGGGGTGGAGCGGCGACTTGCCACAAGGGATCCACGTCGGTGCATAAGCAGCAGGGCAGTCTGGAGCACGGAATTATCAACCCAACTCCGTTTAAGCACAAGGTTAAGGGTGAAAAGAAGGTCATCGTGCGTGAAGCCATCTTGAAGAACATTGGCAAGTGCGTGCACCAGAATCTGGTAAAGCAAAACACTTTGTCCAAGGAGCTAACCAAACAGCAGCAACGACTTTCGAACACGTTCCTGCCGGCACCGTCTCCGCTGAAGCCATCCCGATCGGAGAACAATCTTTCCAAGGGCTTCAACCAGGACGCCGGCGACGACATTCTAGATTTCAGGTTACTCGTCGCCCAGTGCAGCGAACTGACCCTGTCAAACGGTTCCAAGCCAGCGGACGGTCCGAACTTTTCCCGCAACAGCTTCAAAACCCTACGTCAACCGGATATCTTCGCCAGCAGCAGCCACAGTCCCATGACCTTCATCGGCCCAGCCCGTCGAAATCGGCGCGCTCGACAGCTTAAACGATACAACAGTACCTCATCGCTGGAGtcggacagcagcagcagtggcaaCGGCAACAGCAGCACCGTCCCGGCCATCGGAGGAGGTTcaagcaacaacaacaccagcaGAACTCCACCCCATCACAGCTCTCATCCCCAGCATCAGCAACAAGGTCTGCAGCAATCTCCCAACTCCTCTTCGTCGTCCCCAacggcgtcgtcgtcggcaTCCTGTTCGACGCAGGCCCGGCTCAACGGCAGCTCGATGCCCTGTGACATTACGATCGACGAAATGGCCAGCTACTTCGAAACGCTGGTCCATATTCCAAAGAAAATGTCGTCGATGGCGGAAATGATGTACATTTAA